The window GGAAAGGCTCTTGTAGTGTTCTTCCAAGGCGTTCGCTAAACGGGGACTTAAGGGGATATTCATAACAAATCCTTTTTTTTAAAGTTTCCTTTTTTAAAGCTAACAAGCTTTTTGTTTTTATTCGAAGAGAAGGCATGAGCCAGGTTGTTGATTGTTAGTTCCCATTCCCTTAAAACCCTTGGTAATGCTATCCTGGCCGACATGGTCTCTTTTGTTATTTAAAACTCCCCCTCAAGCGAGAAGTTTCTCATGGAAGGAGGACAAGAACGATCCGTCCGTGGATAAAGCCACCTGTTAAATTTTTTTTTTAAGACCTTGGGTGCAAAAGGAAAAAAAGCAACTCGATCAACCTTTAATACCTTTAGAATAATATCTTAAGTCCCCTTCATGAATCTCCGTTGTTTTTCCTCTTTTTAAAATGGAAGATAAACTATAATGTTTCTCTTTAAAATCATAGTTGAAAGGAAGAAAATCAACAATGAGAATTCCCCTTTCTACCTATAGAATTCAATTGAACAGTGAATTTAACTTTCAAAAACTGCAGGCTATTATCGAGTATATCGCTCTTTTAGGAATCACCGATATTTATGCCTCTCCCATTACCAAGGCCAAGCCTGGCAGTACCCATGGTTATGATGTCGTTGACCATACCGTGATTAATCCCGATTTAGGGGGTTTCACAGCATTTGAAAGTCTTATCTCTGCGGTAAAAGAGAAGGCTATGGGGTGGATTCAAGACTTCGTCCCTAACCACATGGCCTACAGCAAGGAAAACAACCTGCTCATAGATATATTCGAACATGGCCCCCATTCTCGTTATTACGAATTTTTTGATATTGAATGGAATCATCCTTATGAATCTTTAAAAGGGAGAGTCCTGGCTCCCTTTCTTGGCCCTCATTATGGAGAAGCTTTGCTCAAGGGTGAAATAAACCTGGTATTTGAATCGGGTTCTTTTTACGTCCGCTACTATGATATTCAATTTCCGCTCAAAATAGAAAGTTATGCCACCATTCTTACTTCTGTCCTTGATGCGATCCGCAAGAGGGTAGAAACTAAAGATCCTGATTATCTCAAGCTTCTGGGTGTCGTCTATACCATTAAAAATATCGGCTCCTCTGAATCGACGGAAGAACGCTTAGAACAGGTTTCTTTCATTAAGTACGTGTTGAACGAACTCTATACCAAGAATTCCCTTATTAGGGTTTGCATGGATCGGACGATCGAGCTTTACAATTCTAAAGATAAAACAGAGCCCGAGCACTTTCTTCTCATGGACAAGCTGTTGAGCGAACAATACTTTCGCTTTTCTCACTGGAGGGTGGCTTCCGAAGAAATAAATTATAGAAGGTTTTTTACTATCAACGATCTTATTTCTCTGCGCATGGAGAAGGAGGAGGTTTTTGAAGAAGCGCACAGTCTTATATGCCGATTAATTGAAGGCGGTGAAATCACCGGATTGCGCATCGATCACATTGATGGATTGCTCGATCCTGAAAAATATTTAAGCAGGCTGCGCCGTAGAGTTCCTGGAACCTACACGGTTGTTGAAAAGATCCTTCGTCCCTTAAAAGAAACTCTTCCTATTGGATGGCAAGCAGAAGGAACAACCGGATATGATTTTTTAGCTCTCCTGACCCAACTTTTTTGTAACCAGGAAAACGGCCCTGTTTTAGATAGGATATATTGTCAATTTACGGGAATTGACCAGGATTACGAGGCCCTCCTGCGAGAAAAGAAAAGATTTGTTATCGGCAGAAGACTTGCCGGTGATCTTGATCGTATAGCGCTTATACTCCATTCCCTTTGCTCTCGACTCTGGTTTGGTCCCGATGTAACCATTTATGGAATCCGTAGAGCCCTTGTAGAAGTTCTTTCCTGTTTCCCGGTGTATCGGACGTATATTTCGAACGGACAGATGAGCAAACAGGACAAGATGTTTTTAGAGGAAGCGGTCGGCATTGCCAAACAAACATTACCTGAACTCTCTGTAGAATTGGATTTTATCCTTAAGTTTTTTTTGCGGGAGATCGAGCATTCTTTTTCTGAAAGCGAAGAGAGGGATAGGGAAAATTTCATTAAGCGTTTTCAACAACTCAGCTGTCCTCTCATGGCTAAAGGGCTTGAAGATTGCCTTTTTTACGTTTACAATAGACTGCTTTCCCTTAACGAGGTAGGAAACGATCCCTCGATATTTGGCGTATCCTCCGAAACCTTTCATACTTTTTTGAATGAAAGGGCGACTTGGTGGCCGTTTACCTTTAATGCGACCGCTACCCATGATACAAAAAGGGGAGAGGATGCCCGGGCCAGGATAAACGTTCTTTCAGAAATTCCCCTGGAATGGGAAAGGGTCTTGTATCAATGGAGAACAATTAATAAGCAAGAAAAGTCCAGGCTGGGCAACATCCTTGTTCCCGATGCCAATGCCGAATACTTCATCTACCAATGTTTGATCGGGCATTTGCCTTTTGATTTGAGTCAAATCGATCAATTTTTGTCCCGATTTAAGGAGTATTTTATCAAAGCGAGCAGGGAAGCCACGAGCTTTTCTGGATGGCAAAATCCGAATACGGTCTATGAGGAAAAGTGTTGTCGGTTTATTGAATCTTTATTGAACCTTAATAATACTCCGTTTTGGGATTCCTTTCTTCCTTTCCAGAAGAAAGTTGCTCATTTTGGAATAATAAACTCCCTTTCCCAGCTTATTCTAAAGATTGCCTCTCCGGGAATTCCCGATTTTTATCAAGGATGTGAACTCTGGGACTTTTCTTTTGTTGATCCTGACAATCGCCGGCCTGTAGATTTCGATCTCAGGAAGAAAGTCCTTGAACGCTTTTTAACCGTTAAAGATGAGCCTTTATTTGTTCAAGAATTGCTTCAAAATAGTGCTGATGGCCGAATTAAATTCTGGATTACTTACAAGGGTTTGCAGGCGAGGAAAAAATTTCCTGAGGTTTTCTGGTCCAAGTCTTATATTCCTTTAATTTTTCAAGGCATAAGATCGAGAAATGGATTTGCTTTTATCAGGCGGTTTGAAAACCGCTGGATCATGGCTATTGTGCCGAAATTTAGTACAGAACTTTGTAAAGAAGGAGAGTTTCCCTTGGGAACCGAGCCTTGGCAAGACACTTTTATCCTTTTACCCCAAGATGCTCCCCTGTATTGGGTTTCTTTGATTGGCGAGGAAGGGCAAAGAAAATGGGAAAGAAAGGTGAGCGTAGCAGAAGCCTTAAGCAGGTTGCCCGTAGGCTTATGGTACGGGGAAGGAAAAAAAATTTAAAGCTCGGCTTTAGGCTTAGCCTTTAGTTGGGATTGCGGTAAAGCACGAAATTCTTGGGATTGATCGCAAAAGACAAGCTTTCCTCAGCCAGTCGAATAGGTGAAAGAGAGCCAGGGCCATGCCATCTTTCTTCGGCAAGATCGAGGATTTTTTCCAGTGGACCTGTCCCTTTTTCTAAGAAAAAAGTCCTCTGCTCGGAGTCGAAATTGGTTATACCGACAACCTTTTCCATGGAGTTTTCGAAGAGGAAGGAGAACAGTTTAGTTTTTTCATCGAAATAAACCTTTGGAGAACTATTTGACGAGGGTTTGAGGGATTGAAGCTGTTTGCGCAAGCCAAGGCATTCTTTGTAGAGTTTCCAGAGTACTCCATGTTTTCCCGTATTACGGAGATCCCATTGCAATATGCATTTTTGCCATGCTTCCTCTGTGGTGGGATCGTATCCTTCTCTACCACCATGAAAGGCTTGGAACTCCCTTTTTCTCCCTTCGCGGACCGCTTCGAGCAGGGCAGGATCCCCATGGTCCACAAAATAGTAGAAAGGATTTTTTTCCCCATACTCTTCACCCATGAAAAGAAGGACCACGAAGCCCGAGAGAAGGGTCAAGGCGGCGATGATCTTCAGTTCTTCAAAACCGACAAGAGTAGAAAGCCTTTCTCCCATGAACCTGTTCCCAACCTGGTCGTGATTTTGAGAAAAAACAATCAGTTGGGTTCTGTTAGCTTGCAAGGGTTTTCGCCCGTGCTTGCGCTTCCGAAAAGAGGAATAGCAGCCGTCGATGACGTAGCCTTGTTGCAATGCCTTTGCGAGTTGTTCAAGAGAACCGAAATCAGCGTAATAACCCTTGTTTTCCCCTGTAACATAAGCATGAAGGGCATGGTGAAAGTCGTCGCACCATTGGGCATGAAGGGCATACCCTCCGACCGATTTAGGATAAATGAACCGAGGATCGTTTCTATCGCTTTCAATAATCAAAAAATGGGTTTTTTGGAATTTATTGCAGTATTCCGTTGTTTTGTCTGCCAATTCCTCGAGGAAGGGATAAGCGCTTTCATCGTATATGGCATGAACGGCATCTAGCCTCAAAGCATCTATGTCGTACTCGGAAAACCAGAAAAGAGCATTGTATATGAAGTAATTCCTGACTGCATCGCAAAAAGCATCATCGAAATTAATCGCTTCCCCCC is drawn from Methylacidiphilum infernorum V4 and contains these coding sequences:
- the treY gene encoding malto-oligosyltrehalose synthase codes for the protein MRIPLSTYRIQLNSEFNFQKLQAIIEYIALLGITDIYASPITKAKPGSTHGYDVVDHTVINPDLGGFTAFESLISAVKEKAMGWIQDFVPNHMAYSKENNLLIDIFEHGPHSRYYEFFDIEWNHPYESLKGRVLAPFLGPHYGEALLKGEINLVFESGSFYVRYYDIQFPLKIESYATILTSVLDAIRKRVETKDPDYLKLLGVVYTIKNIGSSESTEERLEQVSFIKYVLNELYTKNSLIRVCMDRTIELYNSKDKTEPEHFLLMDKLLSEQYFRFSHWRVASEEINYRRFFTINDLISLRMEKEEVFEEAHSLICRLIEGGEITGLRIDHIDGLLDPEKYLSRLRRRVPGTYTVVEKILRPLKETLPIGWQAEGTTGYDFLALLTQLFCNQENGPVLDRIYCQFTGIDQDYEALLREKKRFVIGRRLAGDLDRIALILHSLCSRLWFGPDVTIYGIRRALVEVLSCFPVYRTYISNGQMSKQDKMFLEEAVGIAKQTLPELSVELDFILKFFLREIEHSFSESEERDRENFIKRFQQLSCPLMAKGLEDCLFYVYNRLLSLNEVGNDPSIFGVSSETFHTFLNERATWWPFTFNATATHDTKRGEDARARINVLSEIPLEWERVLYQWRTINKQEKSRLGNILVPDANAEYFIYQCLIGHLPFDLSQIDQFLSRFKEYFIKASREATSFSGWQNPNTVYEEKCCRFIESLLNLNNTPFWDSFLPFQKKVAHFGIINSLSQLILKIASPGIPDFYQGCELWDFSFVDPDNRRPVDFDLRKKVLERFLTVKDEPLFVQELLQNSADGRIKFWITYKGLQARKKFPEVFWSKSYIPLIFQGIRSRNGFAFIRRFENRWIMAIVPKFSTELCKEGEFPLGTEPWQDTFILLPQDAPLYWVSLIGEEGQRKWERKVSVAEALSRLPVGLWYGEGKKI
- the treZ gene encoding malto-oligosyltrehalose trehalohydrolase, whose product is MYASLLQSVIPVGAIPTSDSVLFTAWGPFLEDCKVHVYEPEDLVIPMEKDKAGYWRAFFKGSNKSKVVTYKYLINEKEEYPDPASRYQPFGVHGRSAVVHFDERSIQGTLEPRPILADYVIYELHVGTFTPQGTFEAIIPRLPELKQLGINCIEIMPVAQFPGKRNWGYDGVYPFAVQNSYGGPWGLRKLVDSCHQLGMAVILDVVYNHLGPEGNYLSKFGPYFTSKYKTPWGEAINFDDAFCDAVRNYFIYNALFWFSEYDIDALRLDAVHAIYDESAYPFLEELADKTTEYCNKFQKTHFLIIESDRNDPRFIYPKSVGGYALHAQWCDDFHHALHAYVTGENKGYYADFGSLEQLAKALQQGYVIDGCYSSFRKRKHGRKPLQANRTQLIVFSQNHDQVGNRFMGERLSTLVGFEELKIIAALTLLSGFVVLLFMGEEYGEKNPFYYFVDHGDPALLEAVREGRKREFQAFHGGREGYDPTTEEAWQKCILQWDLRNTGKHGVLWKLYKECLGLRKQLQSLKPSSNSSPKVYFDEKTKLFSFLFENSMEKVVGITNFDSEQRTFFLEKGTGPLEKILDLAEERWHGPGSLSPIRLAEESLSFAINPKNFVLYRNPN